The genomic stretch GGATGGTTCCCTTCTTCGACGTATCGACGTCCTCTTCCGCGCCCGACTTGAAGAGGAACGCCTGCATGTTCTGCTTGAGAAAGCTGCGGGCCTGCGGGTCCATGACGTTCAGGCCGTAATGATTGATGAGCATCGTCTGCTGCTTGAGCCACTGGCCCCAGCAGTCCTGGCAGATCTGCTGAACGATGCGCTGCCCAATTTCGCCGGGAAACGGTGGACGCTCGAAGCCGGGCTTTTGCTGGCCGCAGCGGGTGCAAGTGATTTCCATGTCGGTCTCCGTGTCAATCGCAATTTACGCGCTGGGTGATGGGCAGTGGACGCTTGACGTGAAAATCAAAAGGCGACGGATTCTCTCCGTCGCCTTTTGCCGTTTGGCCCAACGCCCATCACCCGCCGCCCAGCGCTAATGTCCGCGCGCGTAAT from Gemmatimonadaceae bacterium encodes the following:
- a CDS encoding oxidative damage protection protein gives rise to the protein MEITCTRCGQQKPGFERPPFPGEIGQRIVQQICQDCWGQWLKQQTMLINHYGLNVMDPQARSFLKQNMQAFLFKSGAEEDVDTSKKGTIQW